In the Corynebacterium gerontici genome, one interval contains:
- a CDS encoding sigma-70 family RNA polymerase sigma factor, translating to MHTVSQTAPSDHALVQDFRKGSGDAFEEILKRHHKRLWFLVKRYVHNHFDAEEVLQEALLKASIKMDTYRGDASLHTWLHRLVANTAYDYIHRNKEMPTIPLDTQMVHTHPTGWIMQDPCHQFTTTASVREAVESLPEDQRRAIYLVDFAGVEIAVAAAIEGVQVGTIKSRRARARASLKESLGADMCA from the coding sequence GTGCACACCGTCAGCCAAACAGCACCAAGCGACCACGCGCTCGTGCAGGATTTCAGAAAAGGCAGTGGGGACGCCTTCGAAGAAATCCTCAAACGACACCACAAGCGGCTATGGTTCCTGGTCAAACGCTATGTCCACAACCACTTCGACGCCGAGGAAGTACTCCAAGAGGCATTGCTCAAAGCCAGCATCAAAATGGACACCTATCGCGGCGACGCCAGTCTCCACACTTGGCTTCACCGCCTGGTGGCGAACACCGCCTACGATTACATTCACCGCAACAAAGAAATGCCCACCATCCCGCTGGACACGCAGATGGTTCACACTCACCCCACCGGCTGGATCATGCAGGATCCCTGCCACCAATTCACCACCACCGCCTCCGTGCGAGAGGCAGTCGAAAGCCTGCCCGAGGATCAACGCAGAGCTATATACCTGGTGGATTTTGCCGGGGTTGAGATAGCCGTGGCCGCCGCAATCGAAGGAGTGCAGGTTGGCACCATTAAATCGCGCCGCGCACGAGCACGAGCTTCGCTGAAGGAAAGCCTGGGTGCGGACATGTGCGCCTAA